The segment CCCTCCCGCCACAGCTGCTCCAGATAACGCTTGTCGCGGAGCGTATCCATCGGCTGCCAGAAGCCATGATGCTTGTAAGCCCTGAGCTCATCACGCGCGGCCAGCTCCCGGAGCGGCTCCTGCTCCCAGACGGTGCTGTCGCCTTCAATAAGGGAGAATACCTCAGGCTGAAGGACGAAGAATCCGCCATTCACCCAGCCCTCATCGCCTTTGGGCTTCTCCACAAAGCCGGTTACTCTGTCATCCTCTGTAATATCCAGCGCTCCGAAACGGCCTACCGGCTGTACAGCCGTAACCGTCGCTAATTTCCCGTGGGAGCGGTGGAAGTCCAGCAACTCCGGTATGTTGACATCCGCAATACCGTCTCCATAAGTCAGCATGAACGGTTCATTGCCGGTGTATTTGTGGACTTGCCGGATTCTTCCGCCAGTCATCGCCTCCCTGCCCGTATCCGCGAGCGTTACCTTCCAGTTCCGCTGCTGACGGTTATGGCGGGTCATTTGATTGCCGTTGCCGAAATCGAACGAGACATCCGAACTCTGCAGGTAGAAATCGGCAAAATATTTCTTGATGACATGCCCCAAATACCCCAAACAAATGACAAAATCATCGAAGCCGTATGAGGCATAATGCTCCATAATATGCACAAGCAGCGGCTTATCGCCGATCTCAATCATCGGCTTGGGCTTCACATCAGTCTCTTCACTGATACGGGTCCCGTAGCCCCCGGCCAGAATGACTACCTTCATCTTTTTACCTCCTTACCTTTCAGCAAGCCCAGCAATACCTCCGCAGTATAATCCAGCATCTCCGTCGAAAGTCCCGGATAGATTCCCACCCAGAACGTATCGTTCATAATCCGGTCCGTCTGGGTCAACGGTGCGGCCAAGCGGTGCGCTACAGCGGAATACGCAGGCTGCTTGAGCAGGTTACCCGCGAACAAGAGCCGGGTGCCAATCCGTGCTTCCTCCAGCTTGCGTACAAGTTCATTGCGTGAGAGGGGGGACTCCTCCCTCACGGTCAGCGGGAAGCCGAACCAGCTCGGATCACTGCGCGGCGTTGCCTGCGGGAGAATAAGCCATTCCTCCGCAGGCTTCAGCGCAGCCTTCAGATAGTCAAAGTTACGTCTGCGTGCCGTATGGAACCCCTCCAGCTTATCCAGTTGGGACACTCCAATGGCTGCCTGCATATCGGTAGCTTTCAGATTGTAGCCGATGTGGCTATACGTATATTTGTGGTCGTATCCGGCAGGCAGCTCGCCCTTGGTCCAGTCAAACCGCTTGCCGCAGGTATTGTCGGTTCCCGGCTGGCACCAGCAGTCCCTGCCCCAGTCACGGAGCGATTCGACAATTTTCTTCAAGCGGGCACCCGAGGTCAGCACTGCGCCTCCCTCTCCCATGGTTAAATGATGCGCCGGAAAAAAACTGACCGTAGCCAGATCGCCGAAGGAACCGGCCGGCCTACCTTCATACATGGACCCGACAGCATCACAGGTGTCCTCAATCAGCCACAGCCCATGCCGGTCCGTAAATGCCTTTACACTGGCCAGGTCGAAGGGATTACCAAGTGTATGTGCCAGCATGACCGCTCTGGTACGCGGACTCAGTGCCTCATCGAGCTGTGCCGTATTTATATTGTAGGAAGGCAGCTCCACATCCACGAACACCGGAATCAGGCCATGCTGAATCAACGGATTGACCGTGGTCGGAAAGCCTGCGGCTACTGTGATTACCTCATCGCCCGGCCGTAGCCGCCGTTCACCGAGCAGCGGCGAGGTAAGTGCTGCGACGGCAAGCAGATTCGCACTGGACCCCGAGTTAACCAGCAGGGTATGCTTCCTCTCCATAATCTGAGAGAACCTCCGCTCGAATTCGCCAGTATATCTGCCGGCAGTCAGGTGGAAATCAAGTGAAGCATCCACCAGACTGATCAATTCTTCGCCATCGAACACCTTGCCGCTGACCGGCACGTAATCGCGTCCAGGCACAAAGGACCGGCCGGGCCAACGGATATCGTAATACTCTCCTGTCAGCTTCAGAATTTGCTCACGCAAGGTTGCAGCTTCTGTGGGCAAAAGCTCCCCTCCTTTACACAAATGGTTTTCATTTAGGTGGATTTGTCGGACTTGGTACATCATTTATATGCAGATGGGGGGGTAAATACGATTAGAATTAAATGGAATTTAAATTCCATTTTTGTTCAGTTCTTGTCTATGAGGGTTCTCTATAATGGGCTTGACTTGAAATGAACCGTTATGGAGGGATGCACATATGGGAAGACTGAGAGCCGTCAACGAAAGAAAATGCACGAAAGAGGACTGCAACAGACGGCATTATGCGAAAGGGTTATGCAAGCAGCACTATTGGCCCGCCTGGAAAGCAGGACAAAAGAACGAGACGGAATCACAGCCCCGGCGCCAGAATCTTTCGTGAATTTTTCGCACAGACCTCTGTTAATTGTTCAATAATTTATTTAATTGTTATGCAGGTGCTTCCTCGCCTCTGTCGAAATCTTTAATTTATGATGAATAAAAATTCCAGATATTATCTGAAACATCTGACCTTAGTGGTTATATATATATCCCTGCTGTTAGGTATGCAAAGGGTCTGGCAGCAGATTTTTGCATTGCCGGAGCAGCCCAGTGCGGATGCAGGCGTGCTTGATCTGCGCGGCTGGACCTTCAAGCATGCCCATTCGCTGGTCCTTGACGGGACATGGGACTTCTATCCGAACCGTCTGGTCAGCGAAAGTGATATCCGCTCCGGCACGGCTGGGGCTGCCGTGCCTGTAGAGGTACCCGGCAACTGGAAGGGAACGATGTCCGGTTCCTCCCTGGGCTATGGTACCTATGCCCTGCGGATTCTGGTCGATCAGCCACTGGATGAACCCTATAGCTTCTGGACCCAGCAGATTCAGGCCTCATCCCGGATTGAGGTCAACGGCCGTGTCCTGCAGACCATGGGACAGCCGGCTGCTGACAAGGAGCTGTATCTGCCCAAGGCAGTTCCCTCTACCGTTCACTACCTCTTGCCTGAAGGGACACAAGAGATGTTTGTTCTGGTTCAAGCCGCCAATTTCGATCATAAGGAGAAAGGCGGAATCTCCTATTCCATCCGTTTCGGCGCGCAATCTTCCATTATCAAAGAGCGGTGGTATTCCTCTGCTTTTCAATTGACCACCATTGTTATTCTCCTCCTTCATGCGCTGTACGTCTTCATTCTGTATCTGCTGTCCCAGAAGAACTGGCCCCTGCTACTGTTTGCCCTTATGCTGGTCGCAATCGCTGTCTCTGTTGGCACAGATAATGATCTTCTGTTATATATTGTGCTGCCGCTTGGCTATAGCTGGGGGATCAAGCTCAAGATGCTGTCTTATCTATGGATGGTCTATTTCATGCTGCTGCTGACTTACAGGTTCTATGGAACCCCTGCGTCCGGCCGCGTATTTAAGATGTATAGCTTCCTTCTTGCGGTATACACGCTTGTCCTGTCCGTATTGCCTCTACACATCGCCTTAACCCATGCCATACTATTCTTCAATCTGCTATATATGATTCCGCCCTGCTGGATGTTCGTTGTCTTCGCAAGGATGGTCTATCAGCGAAAAAAAGATGTCGCCTTCCTGACCTTCACCGCCTGCTGTCTAATCTCGGGTGTGGTCTGGGGAGCTACAGTGAATAATTATCACAAGAGCCTTCCGTTCTATCCGATTGATATTCTTGCTGCGATCATTGGATTCTCCTCCTATGCCTTGAAGCAATACATCCGGCGGTCCAACGAGAACAGGCTGCTCTATGAACAGCTTGTGCAAGCGGACAAGCAGAAGGACCGGTTCCTGATGAATACCTCGCATGAGCTGCGGACTCCGCTGCACGGCATGATGAGCATTGCCCAGTCGGAATACGAGAAGAAGCGCGCAGCCTCTCCTAAGGAAGATGCCAGTGACCTGGAATTACTGCTGCGGATCGGGCGGCAAATATCCCAGCTGCTGGATGATCTGCTGGATCTCACCCTGCTGCGGGAGAACCGGATGGTCCTCCATCCTGCTCCGCTGTCCATCCATACCATCGCCGCCGGAGTGATGGACATGCTCCGTTACTTAACGGACGGCAAGAACCTGACACTTCATGTAAGCGCATCCGCTTCGCTGCCGCGTGTGTGGGCCGATGAGAAGCGGCTGATTCAGATCCTCTTCAATTTGGTACATAATGCAGTGAAATGGACAGAGAACGGCAGCATCCATGTGACTGCTGAAGAAGCGGACGGGCAGCTGCTGGTCAGCGTGGCCGACACCGGTGCGGGGATGGAGGAAGAAACTCTCGCACGCATCTTCCTCCCCTACGAACAGGCTGGCGGACAGGACCATGGCGGCCTGGGTCTGGGTCTTAGCATTACCCGGCAGCTGGTGGAGCTGCACGGAGGCAGCCTGACCGTGGAGTCCAGGCTCGGGGAAGGCTCGGTCTTCCGCTTCTCCCTGCCGCTGGCGCACGAAGCCTTCTGTATAGATGAGCGGTTCGGCAGGGCAGAAGCAGTGGACACAGTGGAAGCCCTGGCTACTGCATCCACCGACTGGAGTATCCGTCTGCGTAATAAGGACGAAGAGCCATTCCTGGCGGGGGTACCGCCGTCCCCTTCCGGTCTCTATGCGGAGGAAGCCGCACTGAAGATTTTGGCCGTTGACGATGATCCCGTTAATCTCCGGGTGCTCTCGACCATTTTGCATGAAGATATCTATCAGCTCACCTCTGTGTTAAGCGGGCAGGAAGCCTTGATCCGGCTGGAGGAAGAATCGTGGGATCTCTTGATTACCGATGTGATGATGCCCGGGATGTCCGGCTATGAGCTGACCCGTTGGGTAAGGGAGCGGTTTCCGGCGTCGGAGCTGCCAGTGCTGCTGCTGACGGCGCGGGCTATGCGTGAGGAGATCTACTACGGATTTCAGCAGGGGGCGAATGATTATGTGACCAAGCCGGTAGACAGCCTGGAACTCAAATACCGGGTGACCGGGCTGGCGCGGCTGAAGCAGACCATCTACCACAGCCTGCGGCTGGAGATCGCTTACCTTCAAGCGCAGATCCGTCCTCACTTCCTGTTCAATGCCCTGAACTCCATCGCCACACTCAGCACCATTGATATCTGCCAGATGCAGCAGATGATCGAGGCCTTCTCCGCCTATCTGCGTTCAAGCTTCGACCTGATGAATACCGGCACATTGGTTCATTTGAAGCAGGAGCTGTCGTTAGTGGAAGCCTATTTATATATTGAGCAGGTGCGGTTCGGCGAGCGGCTGGAGGTCAAGTGGGAGCGGAATGATACCGGACTGCTGCGGGTTCCCCCGCTGATCTTGCAGCCGCTGGTCGAGAATGCCGTCCGTCACGGGCTGCTCAGTCTTATAGAAGGCGGCATACTGACTATCCGCATTGAAGAGGAGGAAGAGCAGGTCTGGCTTACGGTGCAGGACAATGGCAAAGGTATGGAGCAGGCGCAGATTGACCGCTTGCTGACGAAACACAAAGACGAACACTCCGGTATCGGAATATGGAACACGAACCGGAGGCTGATTGAACGCTACGGGCAAGGCTTGTCCATTCAGAGCCGCCCCGGCTTTGGAACCACCGTCTCCTTCATGATTCCCGTCCGGCGTGCGGAGTGAACCCCTTGCTCCAGCCGCTATAACTTGTACAAGGAGGTGCTACAATGCTTCGGGTAGTGCTGATCGATGATGAACGACTCGCCCTGATTCAGCTGGAAGCAACGCTCAAGGCGCTGGGCTCGACCATTGTAACGGCAACCTATACCAATCCCCTGCTGGCCTTAAGCGAAGCGTCCGGCTGGGAGGCAGATATTATCTTTCTCGATATTGATATGCCGGGAATGAACGGCATGGAGGTTGCGAAGCAGCTTGAGGAGTGCTGTCCCGGCTCAGCCGTTGTATTCGTCTCCGCCCATAACAGCTTCGCGCTGGAAGCCTTCGAGGTCAGTGCGCAGGATTACCTGCTGAAGCCGGTCCCCAGGGAACGGCTGAGCCGGACCCTTCAGCGGATAAGCAGCCGGAAAGTCAACCAGGAGCAGACGGACAAGCCAGACACACTGCTGATCCGCTGCTTCAATGCCATCCAGTTCGAACGGGGAGGCGTTCCAATCCGTGATTTCCGCTGGCGGACGTCCAAAGCTCAGGAGCTGTTCGCCTTCCTGCTCTATCATCATGACCGGATCGTCGTCAAAGACAAGCTGGTCGAGCTGCTCTGGCCCGAGGCCTCGTTCAAGCGTGCCTCTACCCACATGTATACGGCCATCTACCAGATCAGGCAATCGCTAAAACGGGCGGATATCGGCCTTGTGATCAGCAATGCAAGCGTGGGCGAAGGGTATATGCTGGAGACCGGCGACGCACAGATCGATGCGGTGCTGTGGGAGGAAGGTGTCGTCTCACTGGACCCGGTGAATGATTATAACGCCGCGGAGCATGAGGAGCTGCTGAAGCTCTATACCGGTGATTACCTGGGGGATTATGAATATCTGTGGGCCGAGAGTGAGCGGCAGCGGCTGAGGAACCTCTCCCTGCAGCATGCCACGGAGCTGGCCGATTATTATACCGTCAAGGATAACATCACCAAGGCGGTTAACACCTATCAGCGGATTGTGGAGCTGCATCCCTACCACGAGCCGGCTTACCTGGCGCTCATGGAATTCTATAACCGGCTGGGCGAGCTGAGCATTGTACAGGAGCAATATGAGAAGCTCCGCAGCCTGCTCTGGCGGGACCTGAAGCTAACCCCGTCCGCGAAGGTTGAGCGCTGGTATGCAAACTGGAAGCGTTTATACACTTGATTCCGTGCCGGAACTTCGGCGATAACAGAATCCATACAAAAACGGTATGCCGCCCCCCGGTCAGGGGTTAGGCATACCGTTTCTTGTTGCACCCGCAGCTCCATTCCAACGGGAGGACCTGCGCATGGCGCTGTCCCATCCTTTCAGTGAGAAGCTACGGGACATGCGAATCCGCTGACATAACCGGTGTACACAGGTTCTCATGCAGTAGCTACCCATGTCAGGCGGACCCTCACTCTTTCTTTGTACCCGGTAGAGAGAAGTTAAAACGCTCCTGCCCGAGGTTTAGAAATTCATGTAGACCACCTCGTAATCAGAAAAAGGCTCCATCCATTGCACAATCGTCTTCGGCAGCTTGCTGGTGCCGGGAACATTGGTATAGAACCGCACGAAGGTCTCGGGAACCTCATCCGAATCCGAGGCTTCATCCGAATCGAGTGCAGCCGCCCAGAAATGGCCCTGCTTATCATACATGATGATGGCTTCCGTAAGGGTGAACAGTCCTCTGACGCCGCCCTCTACCACCTTGGCCCCCTTGCCGTCGAGATCCTTCGGCTCATTCAGCAGCTGCATGCTGTACAGGAACAGATCATAATCTTCCCCTACCAGCTTACGGAAGGCCTTATCATCTGCGGCTGTCTTGAAGACACCGGTATCCCGCAGCGTGTAGACGGTCTCTTGAGGGTCTCTTGTATAGTGGCCGGTATAGGTTACATTCGCCCCGGCGGAATATACCGGTGAAGGGCTGGTAACATACAAATTGCCGTTCAGCAGATAGAAAAAGACCACGGAACCGTCCTCTTCCTTGTAGACGGCCATCCGTTTGCGGACTACTGCCGACTCTTCATACAGCTGACCGGAATGGGCTCCATCATAGGCATCCACGGAGAAGACCAGCTTATCGCTCTTCACGTTGCTGAATTCAACATAAGATCCGAAGAAGGGAGAATAAGACTCCATATACCATTCCCCGCTCCAGTCCGCTGCGGCCGGCACCTTGGCGCTGGCTGCGGCGGTAGCCGTCAATGCCTCTACAGGAAGCTGGCGGGTGCCGTCCGGGTTACTCCACACTCCTGCGAAGCCGGTGCCGGGAATCCACCAGCCCTCGAAATGGCCGGTTTCCTTACCCTTCGCATCGTATTCATACATATTTGCGTATTTGCCGCTGACTGTACCGGTGAGCCTGATGGTCTTCTTGTATTTATCATAATAATAACTTCCGGTCAGCTTCCCGCCGCTCTCCACTTTAATGGACATATGAATCGGCAGATTACCGTTGATGGCGCCGGTCAGCGGCACCAGCCCGTTCGTGGCCAGACTCTGGGCGGGTGAAGCCGCAGCGGCTACCGTCCCGGACGGCGCAGCCTTCGCCCCGGCGGGTGCAGCCGGTGCCCCCTGCGGCATCAGAATGGCAGGCAGCAGCAGCGCAGCAGCCAGCAGGGTACTGATTTTACGGATAATTCTCACTATAACCCCTCCCTTTCGCAACCATCTATAACAGCTATGTTACACTGTATGCCATCAATTACCCTTTTACAAGCAGGTAGAAAATAGCCCCGCTATATTTATTGCACGTATAATTCCACCAATCACAGGCTGAGGAGCCCAGCGTCTGATTCGCACAGCAGTCATTCTGATGCTGTAGGCGCTGGAACGATAGTAACTGCATTTTGTACAATGGAATGCTATAAAAAAGGCTTCAAAATAGAATCTATTGTATTCGGTACAATTGAATGTTGAACAAAGGCCTTTTTTCAGCCAAAACACAACATTCCACTGTATGAAATACAATAGAATCTCATTTTGCGGTCAGATATGCCTTTTCTATTGCAGGAAATACAATCAGTTACTTAAATTTAAAAGTAGAAGTCGGCTACGGGTGCGGTATCAGCCTAATATTAGCTCAACGTTCATGCTCAGCTTTAACATCCCTGAGGTTCAATATTATAGTTTTAAAGCTATTTTCACAAGATACATTACCAACATTAGGGTAATTCTATATATACCAAAATTCACGTAGGAGATGATCCGTGTGTCAGAATACAGTTCGGTAAGCCGGGAGCAAGATGAATCTATAGTGAAGCTCAGCTTCGAGCCGGATGGACTGCTGCCGAACAATCCGCAGCTTCCCGTCCTGCTGTATACAGGTGTTCTCCGGGACCACCCGGAAGACACCGAACAGATCTTCAATGACAACGGGTGGCTGAACAGCTGGGTGAACGGCGTCTTCCCTTACCACCACTATCACAGCAACGCGCATGAGGTACTGGGTGTGATCTCCGGCAGCGCCAGGCTCCAGCTTGGCGGAGATGCCGGATACACCGCCAACGTGGAGGCCGGTGACGCCCTTGTGCTGCCTGCCGGGACGGCACACAAGAAGCTCTCGGCCACGCATGACTTCCGTATCGTCGGCGCATATCCCGGCGGCAAGGACTATAACACCCGCCAGGCGAACCCGGATGACTTCGCGGCGGCGCTCCCCGAGATCCGCGAAGTCCCGCTGCCGGAGCGCGATCCCATCTATGGCGAGGCCGGGCCGCTGCTGCGGCTGTGGAAGTGACAACAGTTCCTGGAGCATATACTTAAACAGCGGAGCGGGCGGAACGGCCCCCGTAAAAGCGTAGCGTTCGCCTTGATCTCCGGATTTTTAGCACTCCGCTTGTGCAGTCCAGGGATTAACTTCTGCGTTTGGCCCCCTGTTCTGCTCATTTCTCTGGCCATACTATATAATGTTGTGTACAACTATCCACTTAGGCCGTGCGCCTGAAAAGGGGGCACTTGGATGTATCGAGTAGCGATATGTGAGGATGAAGAACAGCAGCGGGAGCTGGTGAAGAGGATTCTGGTCGGCTTATCCGTTAAGACGAATACCGAATTTGAAATCGAGCTGTTTCCTTCAGGAGAGGACTTAATCTCCCACTATGAACGGGGCGAAGCGCCCTTCCATATTCTAATTCTGGATGTGGAGATGGGCGGCATGAACGGGATTCAAGCGGCGCACCGGCTCAGAAGCCGGAAGCATTTTGACGAGCAGATTATCTTCCTGACCAGCTACCCTGAATATATGGTGGAGAGCTTCGACGTGATTACCTTCCAGTATCTGATCAAGCCGGTCGCCCCGCAGCTCCTGGAGGAGAAGATTCTTAAGCTGTGTGATTACTTCCAGGCCCAGGATAAGAAGTTCATGGTCATCAAGTCCGGGTATGAGGAGGTCGTCTTGCGGCATGATGATATTATCGGGATTGAGGCGGCCAAGAGCCTGACGGTCAAGAGCAAGCTGAATGTGATTACCACCACAGGAATCTATGAGACCAGAGGAATTATTGCAGAGTATGCTTCAGCACTGCGGGACAGCCATTTCCTGCACATCCACCGTTCGATTATTATCAACCTGCTGCATGTCCACAAGTTCGCGGGCGGCTCCGTGCTGATGTCGGGCGGGCAGGAGTTCCCCATCGGCCGGTCCAAAATCAAAGAGGTTAAGGATTTCTACACCAAATTCATGATCATGAAGGGCAGCTCCTATGACTCACTATAATCTGACCCTTGTCGTCTGTGTCGTACTGGTGATGTGCTTTCAGACCCAATTCTTCTTTGCCTCCGTATTTGATAAGTCCGCCAGGAAGCCTAACCGGATCATGTACTTCCTCATCTACGGGATACTCTGCTTCCTCTATCTGGTCACCCCGTTGTCCCATCTCTTCTCCTCCGGCATAGCTCTGCTGATGATCTTCAGTATGGCGCAAGCCTATAAGGTGGAGATGAAGACTCAGGTGATCTTCTCCCTGCTGTACGCTGTGCTGATGACGGTGGTCAGCTTTATGTCGCTGTATATTTTCTCAATGATAGATTCGGTAGACTACACCAGCATGAACTCGGGTGCGGGGATTGACCGGCCGGCCTTCATCAAGGGGCTGATCCTGAGCTGCATTATTATGTTCCCTGTCATTCAGATCATCCGGCTGATCTCCAAGCGGCGAAGCGTATCCCTGCCCTACCGGTATTATGTAATGTTCCTGCTCGTCCCGCTCATCAGCACCTATCAGATCAACGTCCTTACGGTGAACAGCACGAAGGATTTCTATTATTTCTTTGCGATTCTCGGCTTCCTGTTCCTGAATGTAATGATCGTCTATATCTTCGATACGATAACGGACAAGTTCCAGTTCATGCATGAGAACGCCCAGCTCCAGCATCAGATGAACTATCAGGACGCCAACTATGAGAAGACGGTGCACAGCTTCAAGTCGATTAAAAGAATCATCCACGATACCCATCAGCAGTTCCTCTACATTGAAGAGTGTATCCGGCGGGATGATCCGGCCGCGGCTCTGGAGCATATCAAGCTTACGCTGAATAAAGTAGAGGATGCCTACCAGCGGGTCAACACCGGCCATCTGGCGGTGGATGCGCTGGTCACGAACACACTGAATATCGGACAAGCGAACGGCATCCGAATCGATACCCGGCTTAAGCTGCTGCCTGGTGAGCTTCACATCGACCGTTATGACCTGTGCGTTGTGCTGGGCAACATGCTGGATAATGCCATTGAAGCCTCCAAAAAAGTACGGCTCGCCGAGGACCGCTACATTCTGATCCAGATGCACTCCAGTGAATCTGCGCTGTTCATCCGCATTATGAATCATACCGTCCCGGAGACTGCCCCCTTGCAGAGCCGGAAGCCGGACCCTGAATACCACGGCATCGGCCTGACCAATATCTCCAGAATCTGCGAGAAGTACGGCGGGAATATGACAATTGAAGCCGGGCATCGGGAATTCAACAATATGGTGGTCCTCCCCTTCTCGCGCGAAGCTTCTTTATAAAATGCACTAAACATTAAGTTTCGCCGTCACTGCGGTGAACATTTGGACTTTCGGCCGCTGTTGTATTTGGATTTCCTGATTTGACCGCTCTTAGCGGTAGAAATCCAAACCAAGCATATGCTTACGATGCGAGCTTTCCTGCGGAAAGCTTTCAGGCGGTCGCTACCGCTCCTTCAGTTCCAAATTTCCCCTCCGCTTCTTTCACTTTTTGTTACCGTTTTTTGTGCCTTTTAATCTAAGTTTCTACGTTAAGGGATCGTTATTAACGTTTCAGGGTTATTCGGGCCACGCTCCTCTCTTCTGCCTGTATGATAACTTCAGGAAGATTACCCAAGAGACACAAGAGGAGGAATTCAAGATGAACAAGTTAACTTCAGTCGTATTGGCGGCCATGCTGGTGATCCCCGCAGCCCAGGTGTCCGCTGCACCGGAGAAGGAGAGCCCGGTGCAGGCAACAGCCCGCCTGCTGGGCTCTAAGATCGTATCCGATTACGGGGTAAGCGGCATGCAGTATGCAATCAGGGATAAAGGTGCCATTACAGTGTCGGGCGGCTTCGGTGTGTCCGATCAGGCAGCCGGGACCCCCATCACGAAGGATACCATGTTCGGCATCGGCTCCATCAGCAAAATGCATGTCTCCGCAGCCACGATGATGCTTGCCGAAGATCAGATCATTGACATTGATCAGCCGCTGACTACGTATCTGCCGCAGTTCAAGATGGCCGACGAGCGCTACAAGAAGATTACACCGCGCATGTTAATGAACCATTCCTCGGGCCTGTATGGCAGC is part of the Paenibacillus sp. FSL M7-0420 genome and harbors:
- the rfbF gene encoding glucose-1-phosphate cytidylyltransferase, which codes for MKVVILAGGYGTRISEETDVKPKPMIEIGDKPLLVHIMEHYASYGFDDFVICLGYLGHVIKKYFADFYLQSSDVSFDFGNGNQMTRHNRQQRNWKVTLADTGREAMTGGRIRQVHKYTGNEPFMLTYGDGIADVNIPELLDFHRSHGKLATVTAVQPVGRFGALDITEDDRVTGFVEKPKGDEGWVNGGFFVLQPEVFSLIEGDSTVWEQEPLRELAARDELRAYKHHGFWQPMDTLRDKRYLEQLWREGGLPWIRTN
- the rfbH gene encoding lipopolysaccharide biosynthesis protein RfbH is translated as MPTEAATLREQILKLTGEYYDIRWPGRSFVPGRDYVPVSGKVFDGEELISLVDASLDFHLTAGRYTGEFERRFSQIMERKHTLLVNSGSSANLLAVAALTSPLLGERRLRPGDEVITVAAGFPTTVNPLIQHGLIPVFVDVELPSYNINTAQLDEALSPRTRAVMLAHTLGNPFDLASVKAFTDRHGLWLIEDTCDAVGSMYEGRPAGSFGDLATVSFFPAHHLTMGEGGAVLTSGARLKKIVESLRDWGRDCWCQPGTDNTCGKRFDWTKGELPAGYDHKYTYSHIGYNLKATDMQAAIGVSQLDKLEGFHTARRRNFDYLKAALKPAEEWLILPQATPRSDPSWFGFPLTVREESPLSRNELVRKLEEARIGTRLLFAGNLLKQPAYSAVAHRLAAPLTQTDRIMNDTFWVGIYPGLSTEMLDYTAEVLLGLLKGKEVKR
- a CDS encoding hybrid sensor histidine kinase/response regulator, whose translation is MPEQPSADAGVLDLRGWTFKHAHSLVLDGTWDFYPNRLVSESDIRSGTAGAAVPVEVPGNWKGTMSGSSLGYGTYALRILVDQPLDEPYSFWTQQIQASSRIEVNGRVLQTMGQPAADKELYLPKAVPSTVHYLLPEGTQEMFVLVQAANFDHKEKGGISYSIRFGAQSSIIKERWYSSAFQLTTIVILLLHALYVFILYLLSQKNWPLLLFALMLVAIAVSVGTDNDLLLYIVLPLGYSWGIKLKMLSYLWMVYFMLLLTYRFYGTPASGRVFKMYSFLLAVYTLVLSVLPLHIALTHAILFFNLLYMIPPCWMFVVFARMVYQRKKDVAFLTFTACCLISGVVWGATVNNYHKSLPFYPIDILAAIIGFSSYALKQYIRRSNENRLLYEQLVQADKQKDRFLMNTSHELRTPLHGMMSIAQSEYEKKRAASPKEDASDLELLLRIGRQISQLLDDLLDLTLLRENRMVLHPAPLSIHTIAAGVMDMLRYLTDGKNLTLHVSASASLPRVWADEKRLIQILFNLVHNAVKWTENGSIHVTAEEADGQLLVSVADTGAGMEEETLARIFLPYEQAGGQDHGGLGLGLSITRQLVELHGGSLTVESRLGEGSVFRFSLPLAHEAFCIDERFGRAEAVDTVEALATASTDWSIRLRNKDEEPFLAGVPPSPSGLYAEEAALKILAVDDDPVNLRVLSTILHEDIYQLTSVLSGQEALIRLEEESWDLLITDVMMPGMSGYELTRWVRERFPASELPVLLLTARAMREEIYYGFQQGANDYVTKPVDSLELKYRVTGLARLKQTIYHSLRLEIAYLQAQIRPHFLFNALNSIATLSTIDICQMQQMIEAFSAYLRSSFDLMNTGTLVHLKQELSLVEAYLYIEQVRFGERLEVKWERNDTGLLRVPPLILQPLVENAVRHGLLSLIEGGILTIRIEEEEEQVWLTVQDNGKGMEQAQIDRLLTKHKDEHSGIGIWNTNRRLIERYGQGLSIQSRPGFGTTVSFMIPVRRAE
- a CDS encoding response regulator, which translates into the protein MLRVVLIDDERLALIQLEATLKALGSTIVTATYTNPLLALSEASGWEADIIFLDIDMPGMNGMEVAKQLEECCPGSAVVFVSAHNSFALEAFEVSAQDYLLKPVPRERLSRTLQRISSRKVNQEQTDKPDTLLIRCFNAIQFERGGVPIRDFRWRTSKAQELFAFLLYHHDRIVVKDKLVELLWPEASFKRASTHMYTAIYQIRQSLKRADIGLVISNASVGEGYMLETGDAQIDAVLWEEGVVSLDPVNDYNAAEHEELLKLYTGDYLGDYEYLWAESERQRLRNLSLQHATELADYYTVKDNITKAVNTYQRIVELHPYHEPAYLALMEFYNRLGELSIVQEQYEKLRSLLWRDLKLTPSAKVERWYANWKRLYT
- a CDS encoding cupin domain-containing protein, translated to MSEYSSVSREQDESIVKLSFEPDGLLPNNPQLPVLLYTGVLRDHPEDTEQIFNDNGWLNSWVNGVFPYHHYHSNAHEVLGVISGSARLQLGGDAGYTANVEAGDALVLPAGTAHKKLSATHDFRIVGAYPGGKDYNTRQANPDDFAAALPEIREVPLPERDPIYGEAGPLLRLWK
- a CDS encoding LytR/AlgR family response regulator transcription factor translates to MYRVAICEDEEQQRELVKRILVGLSVKTNTEFEIELFPSGEDLISHYERGEAPFHILILDVEMGGMNGIQAAHRLRSRKHFDEQIIFLTSYPEYMVESFDVITFQYLIKPVAPQLLEEKILKLCDYFQAQDKKFMVIKSGYEEVVLRHDDIIGIEAAKSLTVKSKLNVITTTGIYETRGIIAEYASALRDSHFLHIHRSIIINLLHVHKFAGGSVLMSGGQEFPIGRSKIKEVKDFYTKFMIMKGSSYDSL
- a CDS encoding ATP-binding protein produces the protein MTHYNLTLVVCVVLVMCFQTQFFFASVFDKSARKPNRIMYFLIYGILCFLYLVTPLSHLFSSGIALLMIFSMAQAYKVEMKTQVIFSLLYAVLMTVVSFMSLYIFSMIDSVDYTSMNSGAGIDRPAFIKGLILSCIIMFPVIQIIRLISKRRSVSLPYRYYVMFLLVPLISTYQINVLTVNSTKDFYYFFAILGFLFLNVMIVYIFDTITDKFQFMHENAQLQHQMNYQDANYEKTVHSFKSIKRIIHDTHQQFLYIEECIRRDDPAAALEHIKLTLNKVEDAYQRVNTGHLAVDALVTNTLNIGQANGIRIDTRLKLLPGELHIDRYDLCVVLGNMLDNAIEASKKVRLAEDRYILIQMHSSESALFIRIMNHTVPETAPLQSRKPDPEYHGIGLTNISRICEKYGGNMTIEAGHREFNNMVVLPFSREASL